One part of the Trichoplusia ni isolate ovarian cell line Hi5 chromosome 2, tn1, whole genome shotgun sequence genome encodes these proteins:
- the LOC113505445 gene encoding GTP-binding protein Rit2 yields the protein MAGEAAGTSRGLRVYKIVVLGDGGVGKSAVTLQFVSHSFLDYHDPTIEDSYQQQAVIDGEPALLDILDTAGQVEFTAMREQYMRCGEGFVLCYSVTDRRSFRAAAEYRRLLAQARPAERLPLVLVGNKLDLAPRFRQVTTEEGKALATQLGCPFFETSAALRHFVDDAFHALVREIRRLERQRQSSLMGTGISTSGGRRRWRRLRSIFALVFRRRRRHHTSP from the exons ATGGCGGGCGAGGCTGCGGGCACGTCGCGCGGCCTCCGCGTCTACAAGATCGTGGTGCTGGGCGACGGCGGCGTCGGCAAGTCCGCGGTCACGCTGCAGTTTGTCAGCCACAGCTTCTTGGATTACCATGACCCTACCATAG AGGACTCATATCAACAACAAGCCGTCATAGATGGGGAGCCTGCCTTGTTGGACATATTGGACACAGCAGGACAG GTGGAGTTCACGGCGATGCGCGAGCAGTACATGCGGTGCGGCGAGGGCTTCGTGCTGTGCTACTCGGTGACGGACCGGCGCTCGTTCCGCGCCGCCGCCGAGTACCGCCGGCTGCTGGCGCAGGCGCGGCCCGCCGAGCGCCTGCCGCTCGTGCTCGTCGGGAACAAGCTGGACCTAGCGCCACGGTTTAGACAG GTGACGACAGAGGAAGGCAAGGCACTGGCGACGCAGCTCGGCTGTCCGTTCTTCGAGACGTCGGCCGCGCTCCGGCACTTCGTGGACGATGCCTTCCACGCGCTCGTCCGCGAGATACGACGGTTGGAAAGACAAAGACAg TCATCGCTCATGGGTACTGGTATATCGACGAGCGGCGGACGCAGGCGCTGGAGGCGGTTACGCAGCATCTTCGCTTTGGTCTTCCGACGGAGAAGAAGGCACCACACCTCGCCGTAA
- the LOC113505458 gene encoding WD repeat-containing protein 91, giving the protein MAHIQFVDELVREYLLFRGFTSTVKAFDNDLKTDKDKGFRVDKIVEQIVHYINVSDLNGFKEYWSHLDTLVFSKLEIHVQPAVRKLEYSLYKLYLVTAAQSTGAVRNERIIDFLSKMLPELQGQNEWRDWFMLPFIQKPEENPSFSLYFTRAWQDSVLVSLHNLLATVFQCMPQPTLTSYESDAAMVKRLQDKLAAVFGKAQPQQLVEKTSPIGHQSRLSQYSERLSGPLPLVDDFCAIPSEQLESGVREAKGLRGLLRQMGGSPVMGRKSGRSHSQN; this is encoded by the exons ATGGCTCACATACAATTCGTGGACGAATTGGTGCGTGAATACTTATTATTCAGGGGTTTTACATCTACAGTGAAAGCTTTCGACAACGATTTAAAGACAGATAAAGACAAAGGTTTTAGAGTCGATAAAATAGTAGAACAAATTGTACATTATATCAATGTCTCCGACCTAAATGGTTTTAAAGAATACTGGTCGCACTTAGACACACTTGTTTTCTCGAAATTGGAGATTCATGTTCAACCAG CTGTTAGGAAGCTAGAATACAGCCTTTACAAGTTGTACTTAGTGACAGCAGCACAGAGCACCGGTGCAGTTCGTAATGAACGAATAATAGACTTCCTATCGAAAATGCTACCTGAACTTCAAGGCCAGAATGAGTGGAGGGACTGGTTCA TGCTACCGTTCATTCAGAAGCCAGAAGAGAACCCCTCATTCAGCCTGTACTTCACCCGGGCATGGCAGGACAGTGTGCTGGTGTCTCTCCACAACCTGCTAGCTACAGTGTTCCAGTGCATGCCACAACCAACACTCACTAGCTATGAAAGTGATGCTGCTATGGTGAAAAGACTTCAAGACAAATTGGCTGCTGTCTTTGGAAAg GCACAACCTCAACAACTAGTAGAGAAGACGTCGCCTATCGGCCACCAGTCACGCCTCTCTCAGTATTCAGAGAGATTGAGTGGGCCTCTTCCATTAGTGGACGACTTCTGCGCAATACCATCTGAACAGCTGGAGAGCGGCGTGCGCGAAGCCAAGGGCCTTCGCGGCCTCCTACGACAAATGGGCGGCAGCCCCGTCATGGGCAGAAAATCAGGACGATCTCATAGCCAAAACTAA